GGACGAGCCCAAAAACTCCGGCCGCAGGGTCGCCATGGCACTGGAAGTGGAGATCGCCTTGAAACTTTCCTCCGCGCGGGGTGGCGTGCGCGTCGACCTGCCCCTTGAAGACCGTTCGCTGGGGCTAAACTACGATTGGTTTCGGTAGGGGAGTTGTTCCGGAGGCCCAGTCCGGGCCTGGATCTACGTACCCAACCCCTCTCGCTGTATCCTCCGTATCCCCGTCGTCAGCCGCTCCAGGTCCTCGTCCGAATTGAACACGTGGGTCGAAACACGAGTGCTTTCCGCCGCGAATTCGAGCGGGGAGACCAGCACTTTCTCATGTTGCTGAAGGCTCTCCGACAAGGGGCCCGCCTCCAGGCCCGGCACGTGGAAAGTAACAATGCCCGATGAATCGCCGTAGGACGCCGGCGTTTCCAGCACCAGTCCCGGGACTTCGAGCAGGGCGGACTTCATCCGGTCCGTATACGACTCGATGCCGGCGAAAATCGCCTCCCACCCCAGCCCTTCCCATATATCCAGGGCCTTGCCGAAACCGGCCTGGTCCGGCACGCTCCGCGTGGCGAACTCGAACCGCCGGGCTTCGTCGTGCAGGTCCATGTTTCCTTCCTGGTCGAAGGTTTTCTGCGAGTGCGACCCGATCCAGCTCGGTTTGAGCCAATCGATCCGGTCCCGGCGGATGAACAGGCCACCGGTACCCTGCGGCGCCATGGTATACTTATGCCCGCAGAAGCTGTAGAAGTCACAGTCCAGCGCGCGCACGTCGATCGGAATGGCCCCGAAGGATTGCGCGCCGTCGAAGAGGACCGGCGTGTCTTTCCCGTGGGCCAGGTCGCAGACCGCCCGGCCCGGAAGGCGCAGGCCGGTGCGTCTCGAGACATGACTGACGCTGACGAGCCGCGTGCGGCCGTCGATCAGGCGGTCCATCTCTTCGAGCGTTCTGCCGAGGTCGTTGTACATCGGCGCGAACCGTAGTTCCACGTCGTACCGTCCGGTCAGGTTGTACCAGGTCAGACGGTTGCCCGGATGCTCGTGGGTGGTGAGCAGTACGTTGTCGCCCGGTTTCCAGTCGATGCCGTTAGCCACGATGTTGATGCCGATCGTGGTGTTTTCCGTCATGACGATCTCTTCGGGCGAGGCGTTGATGGTACGGGCGACCTTGCTCCGGATATCCCGCTTCAGTTCCTCGATCCGCCCGGCGACGAAGGGCAGGGCGGGGCCCCGGCTCTGGAATTTCAGCCAGTGGACGACTTCATCGACGACGGGGTTCAGTTTGGGAGAAAACCCGCTGGTCTGGAAATACGCGTATCCGTCCAGGTCGGGCAGCATGGCCCGCACGTCCGAGGTCAGTGACATGAAACAAGTTCCTTGTGGCTTCGGGTGGGCATTTCGTGGTCCGGCCTCATCCTGGCCGGTGTCGTCCTGACCGGTGTCGTCCTGACCGGTCTCATATTGATCGGGATGGAGGTTGGACATGGCTGCGTCCAGACCTGATCGTCGTGAAATGGTAGGGTTGCCCGAGGGACCTGTCAATTGAATTGGGCTTGACGCCTGCGTCCGTTGGGTTAATTTGCTCGCACTTCCTCGCTCCATCGCGATCCTGGGCCGGATAATCCATGTCACGGAGTACCAGACGTGTTCAGACTCGAGGGCCACCGAATCGGCGATGCATGGTATTTCACTGAGGGTGAAACGGTCCACGCCTGGTTTCTCGCCATGCCCCTGGAACGGAAAGCCGGCTGGAGAATCGACCACTGTGTTTCCGATGACTTGAAGCACTGGCAATACGAGGGTACTGCCCTCGAACCGGGCCCTCCGGACGCATGGGACGGCAAGTCCCTGGCAACCGGCAGCGTCATCCGGCGCAACGGGCAGTACTGGATGGCTTATACTGGCCACAAGCACGAGGCCGCCTTTGTCCAGCGCGCGGGCATGGCGGTTTCCGATGACCTGGAAACCTGGCGCAAGCTACCCAAAAACCCCACCTCGGTGGCCGACCCCGCCCACTACGAGATCGAATCGACCGGCCAACGGCAGCTCACCCACTGGCGGGACCCCTTCCTCCTGGATACGGGTGGCCGGGTTCTCCAGTACGTCTGCGCGCGGCGTACCGACGGGGACGTGGCTGAGCGGGGCAGCGTCGGCATCGCCCAGTCGGCCGACATGATCCACTGGGAATCCCTCCCGCCGCCGGAACACGACCGGATGACCGAGGAAATGGAGGTGCCCCAGGTTTATTTCATCGAAGGCCGCTGGTATCTCGTTTTCTGCACCCATGATTTCTGGCTGACGCCTTCCTTCAGGGACCAGTTCCCCGGTCATGCCTTCAGAAGCACCGACTATGCCATGGTGGGCGATTCGCCGCTGGGGCCGTTCCGAATCCACGGCACGGGCGAGATCATGCCCGAAGCGCCGTCCGGCCGCTTCTATGCCAGCCAGCTCATTGAGCACGGCGGTAGTTGGTTTCTGCTGGGTACCGAAGGCCTGGACGCGGAGAGCGGCCTTTCGGACCCACTGCCGATCGTAGCGGATGAAACGGGTATTCACGTGACGAGAGGTTGACACGAGGAATCGGACGATGGCCCATGACGTAGCCGGCCTGGGATGCGCATGCCTGGATTTCCTGGGTATCGTGCCCCACCTGCCGGACCAGGACGAACAGGTCTGGATGAGCGACTCGGCCCAACAGGGCGGGGGGATGGTCTCCACCGCGCTGGTTACGCTTTCCAGGTTGGGGGTGTCCACCGCCTTCGCGGGCAAAGTAGGTAACGATACGGCGGGCCGCGTCGTGAAGGAGGAATTCGACCAGTTCGGGGTTGACTCGGCCCATTTGATCATGGAGCCCGGCGCTTCGACCCCCGTCAGCATGATTCTCGTCGATGAATCGACCGGCCAGCGAACTATCATGGCCGGCGGTTCGGCCGTGGACATGTCTCCCTCGGAAGTTCCCGCGGAACTGGTCGCCTCCTCGAGAATCCTTCATCTCGACAATACCAATCGACCTGCCGCGCTGGCTGCCGCGGGAATTGCCCGAGATTCCGGCGTGCCCGTGGTGCTCGACGCGGACACCTTGTCCCCGCCGGACGATCTCGTCGAATTGCTCGGGATGACGGATTTCCTGATCGCTTCCAGGGTGTTCTCTGATGAATTGACGGGCCTGACCGATCCATCGGAGGCCGCGAAGGTTCTTGCCGGTTACGGATCGTCTGCTACGGTCGTCACCCTTGGAGAGGAAGGCAGTTACACGCTGGGGGCCGGCCGGTCATTCCACACACCGGCTTTCTCCGTGGACGCCGTCGATACCACGGGGGCGGGCGACGTTTATCACGGCGCGTTCATTTACGGCCTTCTGAAGGAATGGAGTTTCGAGAAGACGGCCGAATTCGCCTCCGCCGTCGCCGCCCTGAGCTGCACCCGTCTCGGGGGACGAGCCGGGATTCCAGATTTGCAAATCGCGTTGGATTTCCTGCGGGATCGAGGTGCGGAGCACTTCAACGACAGAGCGTAAACCCGTTAGATGCCGGCCGCCAGCTAGAGGATTTCCTTAAAGACGTCGATCAGCTTGTCGATCTCGGCCGGCGTGTTATAGAAATGCGTAGATACCCGGATCATGTCGTGATTGCGTCCCTGGTCGGTGCTCACCCGGATCCGGGCCTTGCCGTCGAGGATGCCGCGCAGCAACTGGGCGTCCCAGCCCTCGACTTCGAAGGAGGTAATGCCGGGACTCGACAGACTGTGATCCCGTGAGGTTCCAAGGCGGATCCCCGGCAGTTCGTTCAACCGTTCTTTCAGGTAATCGGAAAGCATGCGGTCCCGGGCGTATATGTTGTCGAGGCCGATGGAATGGAGAAAGGAGAGGGCGGGACGTATGGCGGCTCTTATGGGATACTCGTGGGTACCCCACGGTTCAACGAGCCACAGCGCCCGTTCGTTGTCGCTCCAGGGCCCGTTCCCGTTCGATAAGGGCCAGAAGTGGTCCTGAAATCCTTCCCTGACGTACAGGCAGCCGGTGCCGGGAGGGGTTAACGACCACTTGTGGAGGCTCGTGGCAAAAAGGTCGCACCCCATCTCGTGAAGATCCACGGGCGTCATGCCCGGAGACTGGGCGCCGTCGACTGCCGTTACGATACCTCGCTCGCGCGCCATGTTGCTAAGTTCCCGGACAGGATAGAGCAACCCAGGGCCCCGGGTGATGTGGCAGAAAAACAGCACCTTCGTTCGTGGCGTGATGGCCTCCTCGAAAAGCGCTACCACTTCATCCACGCTTCCTGGAGGACTGGGAATCTGAACGTGGTGCATGTCGATGCCGAAACGCTCCGCCCTTCGGCGCCAGGGGTTTATGCCCGCGATGTGCTCGTCCGTCGTCATGAGCACCGCATCGCCCCGGTTCATGCGGATGCCGTTGGCGATGTGCATAAGCCCTTGTGTGGCATTCCGGGTAAGGACGACCTCATTCTCACTGGCACCAAGGTACGCCGCGCATTCTTTCCTCGCCTCTCTGATCTGCTCCTGGAGCGGCCAGCGCGCCTCCATTCCGTACGTTCCCATGCGAACGTAACCGTCGTAGACCGCCTGGGTGACCGGCCTGGGACACACACCCAGCGAACCGTTGTTGAGGTAGATGACTTCCGGGTCGATATGGAAGTGAGTACGGATTCCCTTCCAGTATGATTCGTCGTCGATCGACGAAGGAGGGGAGATCCCTTCGGCTGCAGCCTGGGCAGATGCGGGCTCCGTTGCAAGCAGTGAAGAGGCCGCGACCCCGCCAGCGGCTGCCAGGCCGTACTTCAGAAAATCACGCCGGTCAGCGTACCCATCCGTGCCGGGATGGTCCTCATTTGTTCTCATGGATTCACTCCTGCTCGGCGCGGTAGAGGGCCGAAACCTCGTCGGGGGACAACGGACGATTGTAAATCCGGACCTCGTCCAGGTCCAGCTCGGTCAGGGTATCTCCGTCTCCTACACTGGCGAAGCAGAGCCACATGCGTCCCAGCGCAATGTACCGGTACGGCTCTTCCGATGTTCTCTCCGCGGCGAGGATGCCATTGACGTAGAGTTTCAGATTCATAAGGCCGTCATCGTTCGTATCCAGCACGCCCGCGACGAACGTCCATTCGTCGGGCGACGGTCCGGCGTCGGACTTTACCTCCCACTGGGTAGCGATATCGTCGACCCGAAAACCGATCTTGCCCTCCTGAATGGAGAGAGAATAGGGATCCTGGCCCCAGGCGCCGTCTCCGTACCAGACCACCTGGCCGTAACCGCGGACAGGATCGAATCCCCGGATCCAACCGGTCACGGTCAGGTAGTGAAGCAGGTCGAGAGACTCATCCTTCACGACCGCCCAATCCCGCTCGCCGTCGAACCGAACGGCGTTGCCCTTCTTGCCCTTAACCTGTTCCGGCGAACCCAGCACGATGGCGTGTAGTCCGTTTCCTGACGCATCTCTCATCTCCCCGGTATCCATGGTCCAATGACCCACGAGTGCTTCGTCCAGGGTCGAGACCGGGCGGTCGGGCCTGGCGATCCCCTCGTGAAGCGGCGGGGGCGTCCAGCCGTTCTCCCGGGCAAGTCCTTCGATTGCTTCCTGTGGAAGGGTTGCCGTGTATATCCGCACGTCATCTACGGTCCCGTTCACATAGAATCCCGGTTCTCCCGACCCTTTGCGGCCCACGTAAAGCGGCTCTTCCGGGTGGGGCGGAAACGGCGCTTCGCTTTCGTCGTAGGGCACCCCGTCCAGGTAAAAGCGGTGCACGGCGCCATCGAAGGCGACTGCAAGGTGGCGCCACTGCTCCGTATCCACGGGGCGGGTAATGAGCGGGTCCCTGCCACGTCCCATGAGGTGCCAGGTCGGCAACGGTCCAAAAGCACTGAGCTGAAACACGCGCCGCACACCCGAGCCGCCGCTGTCCTGTGTCACGATGCCGTTAGACCACCACCTGGAGAAGGCACCTTCGTTGTACTTTATCCAGACCGACAGGGTAAAGGCCTCGCTGGAAAGTGCCGGCGGCGGAGCGACCCGGATATAGTCGTTCAGGCCGTCGAAGGCATAGGCGGCGTCGGCCCGGCCGAAACGGTCGGACGTGAGCACCGCACCGAACACTTCGCCATGGTGGCCGTTACCGCTCGTATCCCGTGCATTGCCGTCGAACAACAACTCGAGTGCCAGGTCGGCCCGGTATTCCTGAGACGCCTGCGCCTCGATCGTTTGGCTGAAGAAAGTCAGCAGGGGAAGCGCAGTGACCAGAAAGCCGACCTGCCAGGCCATGGAACGGCCGTTTTCACGGTACTTACGATCACCTTGACGATGGAGGGTTGAAGCCATATCTTCCTGTCGATCAACCGAATAGAACGAGAACGTAAATGCAGTACGTTCAATAAAATAGCCTGCCGTGCAGAACGACAGGCCAGGTACCGTCATCCGTTTCCGGAAACGTACCGCGAAGCCTGATTATA
The DNA window shown above is from Gemmatimonadota bacterium and carries:
- a CDS encoding aminotransferase class V-fold PLP-dependent enzyme — encoded protein: MERGSASKLTQRTQASSPIQLTGPSGNPTISRRSGLDAAMSNLHPDQYETGQDDTGQDDTGQDEAGPRNAHPKPQGTCFMSLTSDVRAMLPDLDGYAYFQTSGFSPKLNPVVDEVVHWLKFQSRGPALPFVAGRIEELKRDIRSKVARTINASPEEIVMTENTTIGINIVANGIDWKPGDNVLLTTHEHPGNRLTWYNLTGRYDVELRFAPMYNDLGRTLEEMDRLIDGRTRLVSVSHVSRRTGLRLPGRAVCDLAHGKDTPVLFDGAQSFGAIPIDVRALDCDFYSFCGHKYTMAPQGTGGLFIRRDRIDWLKPSWIGSHSQKTFDQEGNMDLHDEARRFEFATRSVPDQAGFGKALDIWEGLGWEAIFAGIESYTDRMKSALLEVPGLVLETPASYGDSSGIVTFHVPGLEAGPLSESLQQHEKVLVSPLEFAAESTRVSTHVFNSDEDLERLTTGIRRIQREGLGT
- a CDS encoding family 43 glycosylhydrolase; the protein is MFRLEGHRIGDAWYFTEGETVHAWFLAMPLERKAGWRIDHCVSDDLKHWQYEGTALEPGPPDAWDGKSLATGSVIRRNGQYWMAYTGHKHEAAFVQRAGMAVSDDLETWRKLPKNPTSVADPAHYEIESTGQRQLTHWRDPFLLDTGGRVLQYVCARRTDGDVAERGSVGIAQSADMIHWESLPPPEHDRMTEEMEVPQVYFIEGRWYLVFCTHDFWLTPSFRDQFPGHAFRSTDYAMVGDSPLGPFRIHGTGEIMPEAPSGRFYASQLIEHGGSWFLLGTEGLDAESGLSDPLPIVADETGIHVTRG
- a CDS encoding aminotransferase class V-fold PLP-dependent enzyme, coding for MRTNEDHPGTDGYADRRDFLKYGLAAAGGVAASSLLATEPASAQAAAEGISPPSSIDDESYWKGIRTHFHIDPEVIYLNNGSLGVCPRPVTQAVYDGYVRMGTYGMEARWPLQEQIREARKECAAYLGASENEVVLTRNATQGLMHIANGIRMNRGDAVLMTTDEHIAGINPWRRRAERFGIDMHHVQIPSPPGSVDEVVALFEEAITPRTKVLFFCHITRGPGLLYPVRELSNMARERGIVTAVDGAQSPGMTPVDLHEMGCDLFATSLHKWSLTPPGTGCLYVREGFQDHFWPLSNGNGPWSDNERALWLVEPWGTHEYPIRAAIRPALSFLHSIGLDNIYARDRMLSDYLKERLNELPGIRLGTSRDHSLSSPGITSFEVEGWDAQLLRGILDGKARIRVSTDQGRNHDMIRVSTHFYNTPAEIDKLIDVFKEIL
- a CDS encoding LamG domain-containing protein; its protein translation is MTVPGLSFCTAGYFIERTAFTFSFYSVDRQEDMASTLHRQGDRKYRENGRSMAWQVGFLVTALPLLTFFSQTIEAQASQEYRADLALELLFDGNARDTSGNGHHGEVFGAVLTSDRFGRADAAYAFDGLNDYIRVAPPPALSSEAFTLSVWIKYNEGAFSRWWSNGIVTQDSGGSGVRRVFQLSAFGPLPTWHLMGRGRDPLITRPVDTEQWRHLAVAFDGAVHRFYLDGVPYDESEAPFPPHPEEPLYVGRKGSGEPGFYVNGTVDDVRIYTATLPQEAIEGLARENGWTPPPLHEGIARPDRPVSTLDEALVGHWTMDTGEMRDASGNGLHAIVLGSPEQVKGKKGNAVRFDGERDWAVVKDESLDLLHYLTVTGWIRGFDPVRGYGQVVWYGDGAWGQDPYSLSIQEGKIGFRVDDIATQWEVKSDAGPSPDEWTFVAGVLDTNDDGLMNLKLYVNGILAAERTSEEPYRYIALGRMWLCFASVGDGDTLTELDLDEVRIYNRPLSPDEVSALYRAEQE